A single region of the Brassica rapa cultivar Chiifu-401-42 chromosome A03, CAAS_Brap_v3.01, whole genome shotgun sequence genome encodes:
- the LOC103856945 gene encoding uncharacterized protein LOC103856945 isoform X4, translating into MFLSTENPPHDPLSSSSPATSSLLHLTTSSHELGQSHLQNFSIRDYAYSNRKNSIKNSWPFSPKSLQICSTHGVTDPLPPFETTASSSSGKQIVSHVHRGTGLAKLGLKGGCSQSRVIKNGFGTSTSVSKSKVEIVVAGTSNNNKNSKKCGRGGGGMVKSKEDTCGGGLVMTTTCPICKTFSSASNTTLNAHIDQCLSADSELPPVSTYKPNKHRVDQRLSVDSAVPPVSSTKPNKPRVNQCLSVDLSVPPVSTKPNKPRAKPQMKVKTMVDIYASAKRCTLEDLDKRNGTTWVSILSHTNRVVADKVSKKRKASPVGVGPVYIDAKGQKLRILTEFSEKKTCTTTTLREQHEGGSKENSKSLRKRRLGKKHYKYLKLTNLKANNTSEVPDYQRVFCGEGSSKGHRRIYNQRMLSKPGLVSKRLNEKGHKLYDLRDQPSEDDDDSWSGGERLVLRGTDSSPLKKQKEVSGRNKAMFGSKGAQSRSFRVQMSEKEEASLAVAHLDTLQVKKRLASIQENKYPLGKNVSEVSPRATSMRKVSPQFVANGWRRLSLPVELKKARLDSSEEEEAGKWESEMTQERELSDDDYVSGYDDTPSFDDDDDEESSDEEDEDNSNNNNSRANVLDKSNDATPSERAMYYYSEEVEEMIYRQTTCDEDVRFESEVRGKGSLFVEVDTIPIPGPPGSFLPSPRDMCYDENLGNSSVITSQFHSFDRNSSESPVSAVSNVAAGKLSFPVELSSSYTTTPMSFCVPSHHETITEAELMTVGKTEPPPRLRSNDHESCCCCQRKERISEGIALKHQTSHLLQRRGASYSSHLDTTNHPFEESPYMIQQDLELQSKFSSRAVVVPPSPNPVLRLMGKDLMVMNQGEADKVEASRDSLKPPTQFLDSLHCPAGTGLYFNTGLYLRNSFESTHHQPQTPQAQAQTQTQASPVRHSFDDHVRYFSPS; encoded by the exons ATGTTCTTGTCCACTGAGAACCCACCACATGACCcactttcatcttcttctcctgcTACTTCCAGTTTATTACATCTCACCACTTCTTCACATGAGTTAGGTCAATCCCATCTCCAAAACTTCTCCATCAG AGATTACGCGTATAGTAACAGAAAGAACAGCATCAAGAACAGCTGGCCATTTTCTCCTAAAAGTCTCCAAATTTGTTCAACTCATGGCGTAACTGATCCTTTGCCACCGTTTGAGACAACGGCTAGTTCATCGTCAGGGAAGCAGATCGTATCTCATGTCCATAGAGGAACTGGTTTGGCTAAACTTGGGCTAAAAGGAGGTTGTAGCCAATCAAGGGTCATCAAGAATGGTTTTGGTACGAGTACAAGTGTTTCGAAGTCTAAGGTAGAGATAGTAGTAGCTGGTACAAGTAATAACAACAAGAACAGTAAAAAGTGTggacgaggaggaggaggaatgGTGAAATCCAAAGAAGATACTTGTGGTGGTGGCCTCGTGATGACGACAACATGTCCTATTTGCAAAACCTTCTCATCAGCTTCCAACACTACTTTGAATGCTCACATCGATCAGTGTCTGTCTGCTGATTCAGAACTGCCACCTGTTAGTACTTATAAGCCAAACAAGCATAGAGTTGATCAGCGTCTGTCTGTTGATTCAGCCGTGCCACCTGTTAGTAGTACTAAGCCAAACAAGCCTAGAGTTAATCAGTGTCTGTCTGTTGATTTATCCGTGCCACCGGTTAGCACCAAGCCAAACAAGCCTAGAGCTAAGCCACAGATGAAAGTTAAAACGATGGTTGATATTTATGCTTCTGCTAAAAGATGCACGTTAGAAGATCTTGACAAGAGAAATGGAACTACGTGGGTGTCCATTTTGAGTCACACGAATCGAGTTGTTGCTGATAAAGTGTCCAAGAAGCGGAAAGCTTCTCCTGTGGGCGTTGGTCCGGTTTATATCGATGCCAAGGGTCAAAAACTGCGGATTCTAACAGAGTTCAGCGAGAAGAAGACTTGTACTACTACTACATTGAGAGAGCAGCATGAGGGTG GTAGTAAAGAAAACAGTAAAAGCTTGAGGAAGAGACGTCTGGGAAAGAAACATTACAAGTATCTTAAACTAACCAATCTCAAAGCCAATAATACATCAGAg GTACCAGATTATCAAAGAGTGTTTTGCGGAGAAGGTAGCAGCAAGGGTCATCGTAGAATCTATAACCAGCGGATGTTATCAAAACCTGGTCTGGTTTCAAAGAGGCTAAATGAGAAAGGACATAAACTTTATGATTTGCGGGATCAGCCAtctgaggatgatgatgattcatGGTCAGGAGGAGAGCGTCTTGTGTTGAGAGGTACTGATTCATCCCCTTTGAAGAAACAGAAGGAAGTCTCTGGAAGGAATAAGGCTATGTTTGGGAGTAAAGGAGCTCAAAGTCGTTCATTTAGAGTTCAGATGAGTGAAAAGGAGGAGGCATCACTTGCAGTAGCTCATTTAGACACCCTCCAAGTCAAGAAGAGACTTGCTTCGATTCAAGAAAATAAGTATCCACTTGGAAAGAATGTCAGCGAGGTTTCTCCTCGTGCAACTAGCATGAGAAAGGTGTCCCCACAATTCGTAGCAAATGGCTGGAGACGACTATCTCTGCCTGTGGAGCTAAAGAAAGCTCGGCTGGATTCgtctgaggaagaagaagctggAAAATGGGAATCTGAAATGACACAAGAACGTGAACTCTCAGATGATGATTATGTTTCTGGTTATGATGATACTCCTTcatttgatgatgatgatgacgaagaAAGTAGTGATGAGGAGGATGAAGATAatagcaacaacaacaacagtagAGCCAATGTGTTGGACAAAAGCAATGATGCTACACCTAGCGAGAGAGCAATGTATTATTACTCTGAAGAAGTTGAGGAAATGATTTATAGGCAAACCACTTGTGATGAAGATGTGAGGTTTGAATCTGAGGTGAGAGGAAAAGGAAGCTTATTTGTAGAGGTTGATACCATTCCCATTCCAGGACCTCCTGGCTCATTTCTACCTAGTCCCAGGGACATGTGTTACGATGAGAATCTTGGAAACTCGTCTGTTATCACAAGCCAGTTCCATTCTTTCGACAGAAACTCATCTGAATCACCTGTTTCTGCTGTTTCAAACGTTGCAGCTGGTAAGTTGAGTTTCCCTGTGGAGTTATCTTCTTCCTACACGACAACACCGATGAGCTTTTGTGTTCCATCTCATCATGAGACAATCACCGAGGCTGAGCTGATGACTGTTGGCAAGACAGAACCACCTCCAAGACTTAGAAGCAACGATCATGAGTCTTGTTGTTGTTGCcagagaaaagagagaatctCTGAGGGGATTGCTTTGAAGCATCAAACATCTCATCTACTGCAGAGAAGAGGTGCTTCTTATTCGTCACATTTGGATACAACAAATCATCCGTTTGAGGAGTCACCGTACATGATCCAGCAAGACTTAGAACTTCAGAGTAAATTCTCCAGCAGAGCTGTTGTTGTGCCTCCAAGTCCTAACCCGGTTTTGCGGTTGATGGGAAAAGACCTGATGGTCATGAACCAAGGAGAAGCAGACAAGGTAGAAGCATCTCGGGATAGCTTAAAACCACCCACTCAGTTTCTTGATTCTCTTCATTGCCCAGCTGGAACCGGCTTATACTTCAACACAGGTCTCTATTTAAGAAACAGTTTCGAGTCAACACATCATCAACCACAGACACCACAAGCACAAGCACAGACACAAACACAAGCTTCACCAGTCCGACACAGTTTTGATGATCATGTAAGGTACTTTTCTCCGAGCTAG